A window from Verrucomicrobiota bacterium encodes these proteins:
- a CDS encoding aldo/keto reductase → MTDSESSKRCVLPGGETVPALGQGTWRMAEDRRKRRDEITALQVGLDLGLTLIDTAEMYADGAAEELVGEAIEGRRDEVFLVSKVYPHNATLKGTVDACERSLYRLRTGHLDLYLLHWRGSVPLEETFAAFEKLKHDGKIRHYGVSNFDVSDLEEAFRLPRLPAIAANQILYNLMRRGPEFDLLPCCEIEGIPIMAYSPVEQGRLLSRLKGLANRRGVTPAQLALAWLLQRPETIVIPKAGNAAHVRENHAALALHVGVEDLVELNRLFPPPQSKAPLEML, encoded by the coding sequence ATGACGGACTCTGAGTCCTCGAAAAGATGCGTCTTGCCGGGCGGTGAAACGGTTCCGGCGCTGGGGCAGGGGACGTGGCGCATGGCGGAGGACCGGCGGAAACGCCGCGATGAAATCACTGCCCTCCAGGTTGGATTGGACCTTGGCCTGACGCTGATCGACACGGCTGAGATGTACGCCGACGGCGCAGCCGAGGAACTCGTGGGCGAGGCCATTGAGGGCCGGCGGGATGAGGTGTTTCTCGTCAGCAAGGTGTACCCGCACAATGCCACCTTGAAAGGCACCGTCGATGCCTGTGAACGGAGCTTATACCGCCTGCGAACAGGGCATCTGGATCTTTACCTTCTGCACTGGCGCGGTTCGGTTCCGCTGGAGGAAACCTTCGCCGCTTTCGAAAAGCTCAAGCACGATGGAAAGATCCGCCATTACGGGGTCAGCAACTTTGATGTCTCCGATCTTGAAGAGGCCTTTCGCCTGCCCCGCCTGCCTGCGATCGCCGCAAACCAGATCCTTTATAACCTCATGCGCCGGGGACCGGAGTTCGATCTGCTGCCCTGCTGCGAAATCGAGGGAATCCCGATCATGGCTTATTCACCGGTCGAGCAGGGACGTCTCCTGTCGAGGTTAAAGGGGTTGGCAAACCGGCGCGGTGTAACTCCGGCCCAGCTCGCGCTGGCCTGGCTTTTGCAGCGGCCGGAGACAATCGTTATCCCGAAGGCAGGCAACGCAGCGCACGTCCGGGAAAACCATGCCGCGCTTGCTCTGCATGTGGGCGTGGAAGACCTGGTGGAACTGAACCGCCTCTTCCCGCCACCGCAAAGCAAGGCGCCTCTGGAAATGCTCTGA
- a CDS encoding ferritin-like domain-containing protein, translated as MKKIKSVDDIFLHELKDVYSAEKQLTRALQKMAKLASDEKLSQGFKKHLEQTKEQIARLEKIFQKLEVSTSRVQKCKGMEGIIAESEENLEAEVDESLRDVLLISAAQRAEHYEIASYGTVRALAEQLGDRDAVKLLQQTLDEEIEMDKQLTAVATGSVNQRAQNAGPAEE; from the coding sequence ATGAAGAAGATCAAATCCGTCGATGACATTTTCCTCCATGAGCTGAAAGACGTCTACAGTGCTGAAAAACAGCTTACCCGGGCGTTGCAGAAGATGGCCAAACTCGCCTCGGACGAAAAGCTCAGCCAAGGTTTTAAAAAGCACCTTGAGCAGACCAAAGAACAAATTGCCCGGCTCGAAAAGATCTTCCAGAAGCTGGAAGTCAGTACCAGCCGGGTGCAGAAATGCAAAGGCATGGAAGGCATCATTGCCGAAAGCGAGGAAAACCTGGAGGCAGAGGTTGACGAATCGCTCAGGGATGTGTTGCTGATCAGCGCGGCCCAGCGGGCGGAACATTACGAAATCGCGTCTTACGGCACGGTGCGTGCACTCGCCGAACAATTGGGTGACAGAGATGCCGTTAAACTGCTCCAGCAAACGCTGGATGAAGAAATCGAAATGGACAAGCAATTGACTGCCGTGGCGACCGGATCCGTTAACCAACGCGCCCAGAATGCCGGCCCGGCCGAAGAATAA
- a CDS encoding YceH family protein, with protein MQLTPVETRILGCLLEKERITPESYPMTLNALVAACNQSTNREPVVGYDERTVEQGIDSLRQKQLAMIVHTAGARVPKYRHRMPDQYELSTQETALLCILMLRGPQTPGELRSRAERLGGPAALSEVEALLEGLARGDAPLVQSLPPRPGQKERRYVQLLSGPFQAAEVEPSRPVHSPPVPVAPGAPLEADRGSERLAALEAEINALKTSLAALHAEFAAFRRQFE; from the coding sequence ATGCAGCTTACTCCCGTTGAGACGCGAATCCTGGGGTGCCTTTTGGAAAAGGAACGCATCACGCCGGAAAGCTATCCTATGACCCTGAACGCGCTGGTGGCAGCCTGCAACCAGAGCACCAACCGGGAACCGGTGGTTGGCTATGATGAGCGCACCGTCGAGCAGGGCATCGACAGTCTACGCCAGAAACAATTGGCCATGATCGTGCACACCGCCGGCGCCCGCGTTCCGAAGTACCGGCATCGCATGCCGGATCAATACGAATTGAGCACTCAGGAAACGGCGTTGCTCTGCATCTTGATGTTGCGAGGCCCGCAAACTCCCGGCGAGCTGCGTTCCCGCGCGGAACGGCTCGGCGGTCCCGCGGCGCTGTCGGAAGTGGAAGCTTTGCTGGAAGGCTTGGCCCGGGGCGACGCACCGCTTGTGCAAAGTCTGCCTCCGCGGCCGGGCCAGAAAGAGCGGCGCTATGTCCAACTGCTGTCCGGACCTTTCCAGGCCGCCGAAGTTGAGCCCTCCCGGCCTGTGCATTCACCACCGGTACCCGTTGCGCCGGGCGCTCCCCTCGAAGCGGACCGCGGCTCAGAACGGCTCGCGGCCTTGGAAGCGGAGATAAATGCGCTGAAAACGTCGTTGGCTGCGCTCCATGCGGAGTTTGCCGCTTTCCGGCGCCAATTTGAATAA
- a CDS encoding AI-2E family transporter, with amino-acid sequence MNVLTPYQDRTAVTRIVSYVLAGLALYFCLKLHLLAGVLAGLLVYELVTWLAPLLERRLVGERARLAAVATLAIVTIFALIGLIMGTVAFFRSDTGSLPMLAAKVQLILNDARDKLPPSVVEDLPDTVGGLRDYVKSWADAHKQELGTFSRDASHLFLNTVIGMIVGALISLREQRPGPRPKALSAACTERISRFADAFRRIMVAQVRISALNTCLTGIFVLIILPLFGIHLPLSKALVVITFITGLLPVFGNLISNSIVTIVAVSVSLSAGIAALVFLILIHKLEYFLNAKIVGSRIHARAWELLIAMFVMEAAFGIQGLIAAPIYYAYLKSELTQVDLI; translated from the coding sequence ATGAACGTGCTCACCCCTTATCAAGACCGCACCGCGGTTACGAGGATTGTCTCCTACGTCCTTGCCGGGCTGGCGTTATACTTCTGTTTGAAGCTGCACCTGCTTGCGGGTGTGCTTGCAGGCTTGCTCGTCTACGAACTGGTGACCTGGCTGGCGCCTCTGCTCGAACGCCGCCTGGTGGGTGAACGCGCGCGACTCGCCGCCGTTGCGACCCTGGCTATAGTCACCATTTTCGCGCTGATCGGCTTGATCATGGGCACGGTCGCGTTTTTCCGCAGCGATACCGGGAGCCTGCCGATGCTGGCCGCCAAGGTCCAACTCATCCTCAACGATGCCCGCGATAAACTGCCGCCGTCGGTGGTCGAAGATCTTCCCGATACCGTCGGCGGACTGCGCGACTACGTAAAATCCTGGGCCGACGCGCACAAACAGGAACTGGGCACCTTCAGCCGGGACGCCAGCCATCTCTTCCTTAACACGGTTATCGGAATGATTGTCGGCGCCCTGATCTCGCTGCGTGAACAGCGCCCCGGTCCCCGGCCTAAAGCCTTGTCGGCAGCCTGCACGGAACGAATCAGCCGGTTCGCCGACGCTTTCCGGCGGATCATGGTAGCCCAGGTGCGGATTTCAGCGCTGAACACCTGCCTCACCGGAATTTTCGTGCTGATCATTCTGCCGCTCTTTGGAATTCACCTGCCCCTGTCCAAAGCCCTGGTTGTCATCACGTTCATCACAGGTCTGCTCCCGGTGTTCGGAAACCTGATCTCCAACTCCATCGTCACGATCGTGGCCGTTTCGGTCTCCCTGTCGGCCGGAATCGCCGCCCTGGTCTTCCTGATCCTGATCCATAAGCTCGAGTATTTTCTGAATGCGAAAATTGTCGGCTCGAGAATTCACGCGCGCGCCTGGGAGTTGTTGATCGCGATGTTTGTCATGGAGGCGGCCTTTGGCATCCAGGGGTTGATCGCCGCGCCGATTTATTACGCCTACCTGAAAAGTGAATTGACCCAGGTCGATCTCATCTGA
- a CDS encoding S41 family peptidase produces the protein MRKRPLVFACIVLELAVGLALLSAAPVAPALDELAQATLIFSRVLQIVRQDYISPDKTSYRDLIYGALRGVVRHLDPHCEFYDPAAYRQERYESRGEMSGLGIVVAQVSGNFTVVSSIENAPAARAGVQSGDQITAVNGTTTRGLTFDKLGRLLNGEPGQTVKLDLFRPATRQSWQLEIKRQVVQVPSVRDTRVIRAGNSEPVQIGYLRVTEFVARTAEEIRQKVDEFKSSGIAALIVDLRFNPGGLVNSAVETSALFLPAKTAVVSTEGRDGSNRQELTTPDHDGPFMTLPVAILVNGETASAAEIVTGALQDWAHAIVVGEPTFGKGVIQSEVPLPDGSAIKFTTAEYFTPKHNAIECRGVTPNILAPLSIMQERGLLLQDRGAYLNADEKDLVSNFSDEPLARALDALHGYLTYQVKSKG, from the coding sequence ATGAGGAAGCGCCCGTTGGTTTTTGCCTGTATCGTGCTGGAGCTGGCCGTGGGCTTGGCGCTGCTCTCGGCGGCCCCGGTTGCGCCGGCGCTCGATGAACTCGCGCAAGCCACCTTGATTTTCAGCCGGGTGTTGCAGATTGTCCGCCAGGATTACATCAGCCCCGACAAGACAAGCTACCGCGACCTGATCTATGGGGCCCTTCGCGGCGTCGTCCGGCACCTCGATCCCCACTGCGAATTCTACGATCCTGCAGCTTACCGGCAGGAACGGTACGAAAGCCGCGGGGAGATGAGCGGTTTGGGCATCGTGGTCGCACAGGTCTCCGGTAATTTCACCGTGGTCTCGTCTATCGAGAACGCCCCCGCCGCTCGCGCCGGCGTGCAGAGCGGCGACCAGATTACGGCCGTCAACGGGACGACCACGCGCGGGTTGACGTTCGATAAACTCGGACGCTTGCTCAACGGTGAGCCTGGTCAGACCGTGAAGCTGGACCTGTTTCGTCCCGCAACCAGACAGAGCTGGCAGCTCGAGATAAAACGTCAGGTGGTCCAGGTGCCTAGCGTCCGGGATACCCGCGTGATCCGGGCCGGTAACTCCGAACCTGTTCAGATCGGCTACTTGCGTGTGACCGAATTCGTGGCACGAACGGCCGAAGAGATCAGGCAGAAAGTCGATGAGTTCAAGTCATCGGGTATCGCTGCCCTGATCGTGGATTTGCGTTTCAACCCCGGCGGCCTCGTTAACAGTGCGGTGGAGACCAGCGCTCTCTTTTTGCCGGCTAAAACCGCGGTGGTTTCAACGGAGGGCCGAGACGGCAGCAATCGCCAGGAGCTGACCACGCCCGACCACGATGGGCCCTTTATGACGCTGCCGGTCGCGATCCTGGTAAACGGTGAAACGGCCAGCGCAGCAGAGATCGTGACCGGCGCGCTGCAGGACTGGGCTCACGCCATCGTCGTCGGGGAACCCACTTTTGGCAAAGGCGTCATCCAGAGCGAGGTGCCGCTTCCGGATGGCTCTGCCATTAAGTTTACAACGGCCGAATATTTCACCCCCAAACACAATGCGATCGAGTGCCGGGGCGTCACCCCAAACATCCTCGCCCCATTGTCCATCATGCAGGAACGCGGCCTTCTGCTCCAGGACCGTGGAGCTTACCTGAATGCGGATGAGAAGGATCTGGTGTCCAATTTCTCTGATGAACCGTTGGCTCGAGCCCTGGATGCGCTCCACGGCTACCTTACCTACCAGGTAAAATCCAAAGGGTGA
- a CDS encoding ABC-F family ATP-binding cassette domain-containing protein, with protein MPSSVVSVSDASVKYGAQIILENATFNLDEQERVGLIGRNGVGKSTFLKIVAGELSPDTGTVARRRDLSIGFVSQTLNLEPDKTVEENVLSGARRVRDWIAEYERTPSDSPESARLFDLISRADGWNLESRLRALVNDLHAPEPGRLVRTLSGGEQRRVLFCRALLGRPDLLILDEPTNHLDPSSIEWLEDFLQRYPGTCLFVTHDRYFLDRAATRIVELARGQFASYEGNYTDYLLGRAERQAAEEQLERKRQKFLKQELAWVRKNPSARRTKSVDRVARYFELADRKPPEPEIDVELVIPPPPPLSERVIEADDLTLEMGGQILFRHLSFELKPGERLGVVGRNGAGKSSLLKAILGEVRPAGGIVRLGPRTIINYVDQGRTQLDDERTVWEEVGEGREYIPFGGQMITTRAYLRRFLFTDERINTRVSLLSGGERSRVILAKILRRGGNVLILDEPTNDLDLGTLRLLEEALTSFEGSAMVVSHDRYFLNRVCTATLVFEEGSQVRYYVGNYDYYVQKRGERENNTTAPAKAGSREGPAARRAAAACTPGKPRKLIWKEERELAQMEEQILAAEAEVERVERSFTDPDFFRKYGMQRLELEQKLAHARAEIERLYARWGELEAIRAGSQTDRTLPEPDSG; from the coding sequence ATGCCGAGTTCGGTCGTGAGCGTCAGCGACGCATCCGTAAAGTACGGGGCGCAGATTATCCTGGAAAATGCGACGTTTAACCTCGACGAACAGGAACGGGTCGGCCTGATCGGGCGCAACGGCGTCGGCAAATCGACTTTTCTGAAGATCGTTGCCGGCGAACTGTCCCCCGATACAGGAACCGTTGCGCGCCGCCGGGATTTATCGATCGGGTTCGTTTCGCAAACGTTAAACCTGGAGCCGGACAAGACCGTGGAGGAGAACGTGCTGTCCGGCGCCCGACGCGTCCGGGATTGGATTGCGGAATATGAGCGTACCCCTTCCGATTCTCCGGAGAGCGCGCGTCTGTTCGATCTGATCAGTCGGGCTGACGGCTGGAATCTCGAGAGCCGGCTTCGGGCTTTGGTGAATGATCTGCACGCGCCTGAACCGGGCCGCCTCGTCCGAACCCTTTCGGGCGGCGAACAGCGGCGGGTATTATTCTGCCGCGCTTTACTGGGTCGACCTGACCTGCTCATCCTCGACGAACCGACCAACCACCTCGATCCTTCCTCCATCGAATGGTTGGAGGATTTTCTTCAGCGGTACCCGGGAACCTGTCTTTTTGTTACCCACGACCGCTATTTTCTCGACCGCGCAGCGACCAGGATCGTGGAGCTGGCCCGCGGGCAATTTGCCTCCTACGAGGGCAATTACACCGATTACCTGCTCGGGCGAGCCGAGCGCCAGGCCGCGGAGGAGCAGCTGGAGCGGAAGCGCCAGAAATTTCTCAAACAGGAGCTGGCCTGGGTTCGAAAGAATCCCAGCGCGCGCCGGACCAAGTCCGTCGACCGCGTTGCCCGTTACTTTGAACTGGCCGACCGGAAGCCGCCGGAGCCTGAAATCGACGTGGAACTGGTCATCCCGCCGCCGCCGCCGCTGAGCGAGCGCGTGATCGAAGCGGACGACCTCACCCTCGAGATGGGCGGGCAGATCCTTTTCCGCCACCTCAGTTTCGAACTTAAGCCGGGTGAACGGCTGGGCGTCGTTGGCCGGAACGGTGCCGGCAAATCAAGCCTGTTGAAAGCGATTTTAGGCGAGGTTAGGCCCGCGGGAGGAATCGTGCGCCTCGGGCCTCGCACGATCATCAACTACGTGGACCAGGGCCGGACGCAGTTGGACGACGAACGAACCGTCTGGGAGGAGGTCGGGGAAGGCCGCGAGTACATCCCGTTCGGCGGCCAGATGATCACCACCCGCGCTTATTTGCGGCGCTTTCTGTTCACCGACGAACGTATCAACACGCGGGTGAGCCTTCTCAGCGGCGGCGAGCGAAGCCGCGTCATCCTGGCCAAGATCCTGCGCCGCGGCGGCAATGTTCTGATCCTGGATGAACCGACCAATGACCTCGACCTCGGCACGTTGCGTCTGCTGGAGGAAGCCCTGACATCATTTGAGGGCAGCGCCATGGTGGTAAGTCATGACCGGTATTTCCTGAACCGCGTGTGCACCGCGACCCTCGTGTTCGAGGAGGGCAGCCAGGTACGCTACTACGTGGGTAACTACGATTACTACGTTCAAAAACGGGGTGAACGGGAAAACAACACCACGGCCCCGGCGAAAGCCGGATCGCGGGAGGGGCCCGCGGCGCGCCGTGCGGCTGCCGCATGTACCCCCGGCAAACCGCGTAAGCTAATCTGGAAAGAGGAACGCGAGTTGGCGCAGATGGAAGAGCAAATCCTGGCGGCTGAAGCGGAGGTGGAGCGAGTGGAGCGTTCATTCACAGACCCCGATTTCTTCCGCAAGTACGGGATGCAACGGCTTGAGCTGGAACAGAAGCTCGCCCATGCCCGGGCCGAGATTGAACGCCTCTACGCTCGCTGGGGCGAACTTGAGGCCATTCGCGCCGGCAGCCAAACAGACCGGACCCTTCCCGAGCCGGATTCCGGGTAG
- a CDS encoding peptidoglycan-binding protein, producing the protein MHGRNGHYYRYDRYRHRFVDVGFFGYPFGFYDYGYPYWYGYPYGYNYDYYGYDPGYDYQAAVNQRPGRPNLGVAVQAELARHGYYQGPLDGVIGAGTRRAIREYQRDHGLPVTGEITPELLDAMKLRPRE; encoded by the coding sequence ATGCACGGCCGTAATGGCCACTATTATCGGTATGACCGGTACCGGCACAGATTTGTCGATGTCGGCTTCTTCGGCTACCCGTTCGGGTTTTACGACTACGGTTATCCCTACTGGTACGGTTACCCCTATGGGTACAATTACGACTACTACGGTTACGATCCCGGTTACGACTACCAGGCGGCGGTTAATCAGCGCCCGGGCAGGCCGAACCTCGGGGTGGCGGTCCAGGCTGAACTGGCGCGCCACGGCTACTATCAGGGGCCGCTGGACGGCGTGATTGGGGCCGGGACCCGCCGTGCTATTCGTGAGTACCAGCGGGACCACGGGTTGCCCGTCACCGGCGAGATCACTCCGGAACTCCTGGACGCCATGAAGCTGCGCCCGAGGGAGTAA
- a CDS encoding lipid A deacylase LpxR family protein, with amino-acid sequence MIRALCFAVLLCALPGLRAEQAAGIESSDASAAGKGIAPAPLQTQSAGGRGQLTSVEENDVFTPIGQDQHYTQGAKILYLSPSLDPNSCWARPFDWLHSIFLFGRPEFPDNRIEWTVLGQSLFTPKDLKRSDPSTRDRPYAGWLYTGVNFIQDDDSRELTSFELLGGVVGSYALGRQTQNDFHVFEGSSKAKGWGHQLRNEPALVASWERKWRLIHEFGNHFGVEFIPDAGISVGNVFDYAEAGGLFRWGRGLKANWGPDFIRPGYSGTSYFSPERGGTDFGFNLYTGFQGRAIARNIFLDGNTFANSRSVSKVPVVGDAFVGAQLYYKDWVRLGFSLLVRSPEFYHQQGVDLFGSFNFGFTVF; translated from the coding sequence ATGATCCGAGCCCTCTGTTTTGCCGTTCTCCTCTGCGCCTTGCCCGGCCTGCGGGCGGAGCAGGCTGCAGGAATCGAAAGCAGCGACGCGAGTGCCGCCGGCAAAGGAATCGCGCCAGCTCCCCTGCAAACGCAATCTGCCGGCGGGCGTGGACAGCTTACGTCCGTTGAGGAAAACGATGTTTTTACTCCGATCGGCCAGGATCAGCATTACACGCAGGGCGCGAAGATCCTTTACCTTTCTCCGTCGCTTGACCCGAACAGTTGCTGGGCACGGCCCTTCGACTGGCTGCATTCAATCTTCCTCTTTGGCCGCCCAGAATTTCCGGATAACCGGATTGAGTGGACCGTGCTCGGCCAAAGCCTTTTTACTCCGAAGGATCTCAAGCGGTCAGACCCGTCCACCCGGGACCGGCCGTATGCCGGATGGCTGTACACGGGCGTCAATTTTATTCAGGACGACGACAGCCGGGAACTGACGTCGTTTGAACTGTTGGGCGGGGTCGTGGGCTCGTACGCCCTCGGTCGCCAGACCCAGAACGACTTTCACGTGTTTGAGGGCAGTTCCAAAGCGAAGGGCTGGGGTCATCAACTCAGGAACGAGCCCGCCCTTGTGGCCTCGTGGGAGCGCAAATGGCGCCTGATCCATGAGTTCGGCAACCATTTCGGCGTTGAATTCATCCCGGATGCCGGCATCAGCGTGGGCAACGTTTTTGACTACGCCGAGGCGGGGGGCCTTTTCCGATGGGGTCGCGGCCTCAAAGCCAATTGGGGTCCGGATTTCATCCGGCCCGGCTACTCCGGCACCTCGTATTTCTCGCCGGAGCGCGGCGGCACGGATTTTGGGTTCAATCTCTACACCGGATTCCAAGGGCGCGCGATCGCCCGCAACATCTTCCTTGATGGCAACACCTTTGCGAACAGCCGCAGCGTTTCCAAGGTCCCGGTTGTGGGTGACGCCTTCGTCGGCGCGCAACTTTACTACAAAGATTGGGTTCGCCTGGGCTTTTCGCTGCTCGTGCGGAGCCCCGAATTCTACCACCAGCAGGGCGTCGACCTTTTCGGCAGCTTCAATTTCGGGTTTACCGTCTTCTAG
- a CDS encoding M23 family metallopeptidase: MSGLFLLVGLTIAFAPLVNAQLTEVSTQLTDGFDYPVGKPNAEKFYKSRGFTPHGHLGEDWVRQEGSGVAFRNPVYSVGTGVVTLARDFRRAWGNAVVIRHAFLEDGRVQYVDSLYGHLDRILVSEGQRVTRGQQIGTIGTAHGLYPPHLHFEIHHNLTIGVVHTGFAGDYSNYADPTQFLDSHRVLKRSPQTVVVALSGYAMPSFAGIPARPAAVGQRFGRAISFTGQ; this comes from the coding sequence ATGTCGGGCTTGTTCCTTCTCGTCGGCCTCACTATCGCGTTTGCACCCCTGGTCAACGCCCAGTTAACCGAGGTATCAACTCAATTGACGGATGGCTTCGATTACCCGGTGGGAAAACCGAATGCGGAGAAGTTCTACAAATCCCGCGGCTTCACGCCGCACGGTCATCTCGGTGAAGATTGGGTTCGGCAGGAGGGAAGTGGCGTCGCGTTCCGCAACCCGGTTTACAGCGTCGGAACGGGCGTCGTGACGCTTGCCCGCGACTTCCGGCGCGCATGGGGCAATGCGGTGGTGATCCGGCACGCATTTCTCGAGGACGGCCGGGTGCAATACGTTGACTCCTTATACGGGCATCTCGATCGGATCCTGGTGAGCGAGGGTCAGCGGGTGACGCGCGGCCAGCAGATTGGGACGATCGGCACGGCCCATGGGCTCTACCCTCCGCACCTGCATTTCGAAATCCACCACAACCTGACCATCGGCGTCGTGCATACCGGATTTGCCGGGGACTATTCCAACTATGCCGATCCGACCCAGTTCCTTGATTCCCACCGCGTGCTCAAACGCTCCCCTCAGACCGTGGTCGTTGCCCTGAGTGGTTATGCCATGCCCAGCTTCGCCGGCATCCCTGCCCGGCCCGCAGCCGTCGGCCAACGTTTCGGCCGTGCAATCAGCTTCACCGGACAGTGA